The genomic segment CGCTCGGCGTGACCCCCGGTCAACCGCTCGTCGGCCCGCCGGGAGGGGCCCCCGGCCGCGTCCCGGACGGCGAAATTCGTCGGGATTTCACCACGAACCGCTGTCCCATCACGCCCAACACGGTCAGGAGCGGGACGGCTGCCCCGTACCCTTCGTCGAACGTCAGCCAGTCGAACGTGATCCCGTTCGTGTTCGCCCGGAGGAGTTGGTCGAGGGCCAGCCGCCACTTCGGGTGGTGCCGGACGGTGTCCGGGATGCCGGCCGCCTGACACCGCGCGCGGTCCACGTCCCACGACTCGGGTAGGAACAGGTCGGCGTCCAACAGGGTACGAAAGGTGCCCTTGGTGACCCCCACGTGGACGGTCACGATCCCATTGTCGACCTTGCCCACACACCCCAGGTACTGCCGTTGGACGCCCGGAGTGTGATCCCCCCACTTCCGGCTGCTCGTCTCGTCGATCACCCCGACCGTTCCGACGGGATCGGTCGGGAGATCGGCCAGCGTATCGGCCACGAATCGGTGCAACCGCGTCCGGGCCTCGTCGTACGACCACACCGAGGTCGTCACGAACAACTGGAGGGTACGGACCGTCGTCCCGCTCGCCAACGCGATCGGTTCGATCGATTTCCGCGGCAGGTCGGATAACAGGCCCCGACAATACGTGTCGAAGTGGGCGGCCGTGCGGTCCTGCCGGAACACGTCCCGATACCGGCCCAGATACCGGGCGAACGCCGGGCCGACGCCCACGATTTCCTGCTCGGTCATGTGATTCCTCCTAAATCCTTCCCTCCCATCCTATTAAATTACTGCGCTGTACTGTTAAGGGTAACCTTTTGAGGATGCCTGAGTTTCAATGGCCACTGTACGGCCAACCACATCGGCGCCTGGAACCCTTTGGGGGATCCTCTCTTGACAGAGATTTATGGTTTCAATGGCCACTGTACGGCCAACCACATCGGCGCCGCTAACGGCGGGTTCCCGGGTATCGCATACCCGTACAGTTTCAATGGCCACTGTACGGCCAACCACATCGGCGCCCGTCTCGCAAGACCCTGTCGGTTCTGTTCGGACTGGCGAGTTTCAATGGCCACTGTACGGCCAACCACATCGGCGCCCTGCTTACGGGTAGCGATCCCATCCCCGGCCAGATGCGTTTCAATGGCCACTGTACGGCCAACCACATCGGCGCTGGAACGCCCTTCTCGGTGAGGGGGCTTGGCGGGGATTCATTGTTTCAATGGCCACTGTACGGCTAACCACATCGGCGCCCTGGCGGCGACTCGCCGCCCTCGAGCGGGAGGTCGCGAACCTCCGGAGGGAGGGTTTCATGGCCACTGTACGGCCAACCACATCGGCGCCCGGCGCAACACGGCGCGACCGGGCCTTGTGACCTACCGCTGTCACTATTGACAAATGGATTGTTCGTGATCCTTGCCGCAATTGCTGATAATACAAGCGGATGCGTCGAGAGTGTGGCGACTGGATTGGCATACGGTTTCGATCTGTCGGATGGGGCTTCGGCCCGTTCCGATCACCCATCCCTTCTGGATTCTGCTGAGATTTCCGCCGGTTAGGCGGTCCTGGGCTTTGTCAATAGTGACAGCGGTAGCCTTGTGACCCCACGTTTCAATGGCCACTGTACGGCCAACCACATCGGCGCCGCCACAAGGTGACGGTTCTCGGCGAGGAGGTTCGCGTTTCAATGGCCACTGTACGGCCAACCACATCGGCGCCGAAATGCACGTAGGACAGGAAGAAACGCTCCATTACCCGTTTCAATGGCCACTGTACGGCCAACCACATCGGCGCCTGTGAGGATCTGGGTGAGAACCCCGTAATCATTCCTGTTTCAATGGCCACTGTACGGCCAACCACATCGGCGCCGAGGAGATCTGGCGCGTCGATGCCAGGTCTGCGGGGGCGGACATTTATGTCCTCCGCTCGGCGATTATCTATGGCGCAGGATGCGCGTTTCAATGGCCACTGTACGGCCAACCACATCGGCGCCCCTGGTCCAGCAGGACGTGCCGGCCTTCATCTTCTGGTTTCAATGGCCACTGTACGGCCAACCACATCGGCGCCTTTCGACCCGTCGGGTCGGACCGGGGAGCTCAAGAAATGGGACGACTCGGGTTTCAATGGCCACTGTACGGCCAACCACATCGGCGCCCTATTGCGGGGGGTCAACCCCGACAATAGTTTGACAGTTTCAATGGCCACTGTACGACCAACCACATCGGCGCCGGGGTGGCGGCGGAGGTCAAACTCGGCGCGTTGCCGGGTTTCAATGGCCACTGTACGGCCAACCACATCGGCGCCTCGAGTTCACTAAGAGGCTGTCCGAAAAGTGACCTTGCCGTAAGTAGTGCGGCTATTTTAAGTTAGTTGCTCCTTCGTACTCCAGGAGCGAGGTCATGGACGCGACCGTTCGCAAACCGTACCCGACGGATTTGACCGACCTCCAATGGGAGATCATTCAAGTCGTCTTGCCCGCCGCCCGGCCGGGGGGGCGGCCCCGGTCGGTGGACCTCCGGGAGGTGATGAACGCGATCCTGTACGTGAACCGATCGGGGTGTCAGTGGTCGATGCTCCCGCACGACTTCCCGGCCAAGAGTACGGTGTACGAGTACTTCTCCCAGTGGCGGGACGACGGTACCTGGCAAGAACTCCTGGATGTCCTCCGGGAGGGGTATCGGGAAGTCCACGCCCCGAGCCACGAGCGGACCCCGAGCGCCGCGAGCATCGACAGCCAGTCGGTCAAGGGGACCGAACACGCGGGCGGGAACGGGTATGACGCGGGCAAGAAAATCCAGGGCCGGAAGCGGTCGATCGTGGTCGATACGCTGGGCCTGTTGATGGTCGTGGCGGTGACCGCCGGGCACGTCGACGACGCGGCCGCGGCCCCGACCGTACTCGAATCGTTGGACCGGGAGGCGTACCCGCGGTTGAAGGTCGTGTGGGCCGACGGGAAGTATCACAACCATACCCTGAACGGGTGGAAGGACGGCCACCCGGAACTCGGATGGGAACTCGTCATCGTCCGCCGACCGGACGGGGTGAAGGGGTTCACCCTGTTACCCAAGCGGTGGGTCGTCGAGCGGACGTTCGGGTGGCTCGGGCGGGCCCGGCGGTTGAGTCGTAATTATGAGCGACTGAATAGTTCCAGCGAATCCATGATCCGTGTGCGGTCAATCCAGCTGATCCTCAATCGCATGGATCCACAAGAGCGTTATCCCCCGTTTAAATATAGAGTTGCATCAAAATAGTCTTCCCGGACAGGCTCTAAGGAGTGAACCCGGACTGAGTAACATCCGTTTCAATGGCCACTGTACGGCCAACCACATCGGCGCCGCTCCTGGATGTCAACGCGCAGATCCAGCGCGACTTGTTTCAATGGCCACTGTACGGCCAACCACATCGGCGCCCTGATCGGCGCAGGTGCAGTGGGCCTCCTTGGGCTCGGGTTTCAATGGCCACTGTACGGCCAACCACATCGGCGCCGTTACGGGTCTTAGACAAAAGGACTTGAGCTGAAGGTTTCAATGGCCACTGTACGGCCAACCACATCGGCGCCCCTAGTTCCTTTTCACACGTACGAGGAAGAGTCATGAGTTTCAATGGCCACTGTACGGCCAACCACATCGGCGCCGTGAGCCTTCTTTTGGAGAGATCTCTTGACAACAGGCGTTCGTTTCAATGGCCACTGTACGGCCAACCACATCGGCGCCTGGGGAAATGTCATGAGCAACACGAACAGCGGTACGAAGTTTCAATGGCCACTGTACGGCCAACCACATCGGCGCCCTGTTGTCATGCTCGGCACCAACGACTCGCTCGAAAAAGGTTTCAATGGCCACTGTACGGCCAACCACATCGGCGCCAACGGGGTTCCGCTGAGGCTCAATGAGGCCACGGTCAAGGTTTCAATGGCCACTGTACGGCCAACCACATCGGCGCCGGCGAGCCAGCTGCTCAGCTTCGTCTACTACTGCAAGGTTTCAATGGCCACTGTACGGCCAACCATATCGGCGCCGCAGGCCCAGCCCGCGCCCACGGTGAAAGACAACGTCCGTCACATCGTTTCAATGGCCACTGTACGGCCAACCACATCGGCGCCCGGATGGTATCCGTCCATGGAGGGATCATCGAAACCATGTTTCAATGGCCACTGTACGGCCAACCACATCGGCGCCACACGGCCTCCCACGCAACATGAACCGTGAGGTTCTTGTTTCAATGGCCACTGTACGGCCAACCACATCGGCGCCATACGGGACCTGATGGATGAATTAATCCTATCCACCAAGTTTCAATGGCCACTGTACGGCCAACCACATCGGCGCCGCGGTTGGACAGGGGGCGCGGGCTAACTTGCCCCCCTTGTTTCAATGGCCACTGTACGGCCAACCACATCGGCGCCGACGGGTCAGCAGCAACAGCCGGATGAAGGTCCATTGTTTCAATGGCCACTGTACGGCCAACCACATCGGCGCCACGTTGGTTGTTCGGCATCCCAATCTCCTTCTGCATGTTTCAATGGCCACTGTACGGCCAACCACATCGGCGCCCCGATACAAGTTCTTGGGCCAGGTCAGGGCGCAATCGCGTTTCAATGGCCACTGTACGGCCAACCACATCGGCGCCCGGAGAAGCGGACGAGTAATCCGATTTCTCCGTTGAAAGTTTCAATGGCCACTGTACGGCCAACCACATCGGCGCCTCTTCATGGGGGAGAATGATCCGGGGGAGGTGTTCTCGTTTCAATGGCCACTGTACGGCCAACCACATCGGCGCCGAAGAGTTGAGGCCATTTGTGCTCAAAATCGAAAACGTTTCAATGGCCACTGTACGGCCAACCACATCGGCGCCTCCCCCCTTCATAAGTAGCGGCTAAATAGGCACTTAACAAGGGGTTTTGCCGAACCCCCCGTCATCTTGTTATTTGCGCCAATGTCAGACTTCATAAACAGACCTCGAAATTTGACGTAAGTCGTGATGAGTGGAAAGATTGCGGGTTTGCCGAACCCCCCCCCGTTTTTGAGGGTTCCGGAGGGGGGCGGCAAATGCCCAGATTACCCAAATTATCAAAGATCGGGACGTTCAGACTCTTCATTCGGGTCTGACCGCTCGCGCAAAAACGCGGCGTGAGTTACAGTCCACTCCCGCAGAGTAACCTCAGCCCCGATGTCTTGCCAGGATTTTTCCCACAAATATACCATCGCGCCGAAAGCTTTCGGTAGCAGGCGAAACCCGCTCGATCCTCCACCCGAACTGGTCCGGCGAGATCTCGCCGCCCACACGCGCCCGCCACCGAACGCTCTACGCCGCCGGCCTCGATTCTCGGGACCGTCTCATTCGGTCGATCGGAACACACAACCGCGCAGAAACCCATCCCATCGCGTATGTACAAGTCGGTGCCTGACGACGAAGTGCTGCCCACTGAACCGTCAATTTTCCGTGCAGGGATATGCTGGTCGATCCACTGTCAGAAAACATCGTTTTAGGCGCAAAAAGCGCAGAAATTCCCAGAACCCACGGTTTCGTGGACCCGGCGGTCCATTCCGCTTCATGAGTGGCGGGTCGGACACGACTCCCGTCTTACCGGTGTGCGGGATTAGTCTGAGGTTGAAGGGAGGACCGATCCGCTCGGGAGATTTGCTTGTCGGAAGGGCCGGATGACGGAAGTCAGCCGCGCAAGCTGCTTGGTAATGGTTATGGGGTCACGTTTCCAACGTTGGTAACGTGCCCCCACACCGGCAACTACGCCGCCTCGCTCTGGCTCTTCGGCAGCTCGAACAACTTGCCGGCCGGCTTGGGCATCCGGTTCGGGCCGACCGAGGGGCCGTCCTCGTTGCCGTCCCACGCGTGGCTGCGGACGGCGTCCAGCACCCGGTGGGCAAGGGCCAGCGCGTCGCGGCCGTCTTCGCCGGTCACGCGCGGGGTGCGGTTCGCGCGGACGCAGTCGACGAAGTGGCGGAGTTCGTTGGTGAGTTGGTCGCCCTTGCGGTCGCCGTCAATGTTCAACACATCCAAATGGCGGCCGAACATCTCGTCCTTCAACTTCGCCCGCTGGGTCGGGTCCATCTTCTCGACGCGGAGACCGTGTCGGCGTACTTCGTCGTTCACCTGGACGAGCGTGATCTTGCGGCTCACGAAGTCGATCCCGGCATACCCCTCGGACGCCCAGATGCGGAGCCGCCGCTTGGGCCGGGCACTGATCCGGCTCGCGGTCACGTGGGCGACACAGCCGGACTCGAACACCAGCCGGGCGTTCACCATGTCCTCGTGGCCGCCGAAGACGGCCGCGCCGACGGCGGAAACGTCCTTCACCGGCCCGGGAACGAGCGACAGGATCAGGTCGAGGTCGTGGATCATCAGGTCGAGGACGGCACCGATGTCCGTACTCCGGCCGGTGTACGGGCCGTGCCGTTCGGCCTCGATGAACGCGGGGCGGATCGGTCGCTTGGCTAACTCTTCGAACGCCGGGTTGAACCGCTCGATGTGGCCGACCTGGAGGGGGACGTTTGCCTCACGGGCGAGACTGATCAGCTCGTCCGCTTCGGCCACCGTCTTGCACATCGGCTTTTCGACGAGGACCGGGATGCCGTTCCGCAGGAACTCGGCCGCGACGTGGTGGTGGAAACTGGTGGGGGTGACGACGGACACCGCGTCGACGAGGTCGAGTAGCGGCTCGTGCCGGTCGAACGCCCGGGTCCGACAGCGCTGGGCGATCGTCATGGCCTGGTCGCTGTTCGCGTCCACGACCCCGACGAGTTCGACGTCCGGAAATTCGGACAGGATGCGGGCGTGGTGTTGCCCCAGGTGCCCGACCCCGATGACTGCCGTCCGCAACCGGGTCATGCCGTCCTAGCCTTCGTCGTAGCGGCGGCCGACCGTCCCTGGTCTGTCGCCTGTGGGAAAGACGCGCCCGCGGGTCTCGCGGCCCTCGTCCCGAGGGCCGGTATGAGAAGCGGGTACCACCGATCATCGCGAATCAACGTTCAGTCAAGCGGCCAGCCGGCGGGACACCGCCGGAACTGGTTGGGGCCGGGGTAAGCCGGCCGTGACTTCGCCACTCACGCCTCTGGCTCGCGCGACCAGGGCGTGGGCCAGGGACACGTTCAGCGCGTGCCCGGACCGGTACGCGACCACATGCCCGACCAGATCGAACCCGCACAGGGCGAGATCCCCGATCAGGTCCAGCACCTTGTGTCGGGCCGGCTCGTCGGCGTACCGCAACGTGTTGTCAATCGGTCCCTTCGGACCGAACACCAGGAGCTCACTCATGGTCAGGTGGTTACCGACCCCCTGAGCCCGCAGTGCGTCGGCTTCTTTTTCGAGGACGAACGTTCGACAGCCGGCGAGTTCGCGGGCGAACGTGTCCGGGGTGACGACGGTCGTGTACGCCTGACGCGGGATGTCCGCCCGCGGGCCGTAGTCGAGGAGGTAACTGGCCCGGAGGACCGGGCCGTCCACCGGGTCGACCGGGTGGAGGGCGATCGTCGCCCCGCCGTGGCTCACGACGAGCGGCTCCGAGACCGCCCAGACGGCGCGGCGGGCGGGCTGGAGAACCGTGCCGGCGCCGTTCAGGGCTTCGAGGAATCCGAAGGACGAGCCGTCGAGTCCCGGCGGCTCGGCCGTGTCGAGTTCGATCACGCAATTGTCGATGCGGAGACCGGATAGGGCGGCGAGGACGTGTTCGACCAGCGTGACACCCGTGTCCGGCGATCCGAGCGTGGTCCGGCGGTTCGTGCCGGTCACGCGATCGACGCGGGCCAAGGTGGTCGGCCGACTCAACAGGTCGGTGCGAACGAACACGATGCCGGTGTCCGGCGGCGCGGGGCGGAACCGGAGGCGGACCCGGGCACCGGCTACGAAGCCGACGCCGCGGACCTCGGACGAGTTCGCCAGGGTTCGCTGGTGCCTGTACCCGATCCGTCGCACGTCTCCCGCCTTCCCGGCGCAAAGCCGGTGTAAAGCACTTTTTATATCACCCGCTCACGCGGCGGCAACGTGCCGGACGTCAATCCCCGGTGTACGGGTCGTCCGACGGACTCGCTCCCACGGGAGAGGATGGGGAATCACAGGTTCGTCGTGACCGGCGTGCCGTTCGCGGGCCGGTCGGCGGTCGCCAACCTTTTCCGTTCTTACCCAGATTCGTTACACGACCAAAACACCCAATATTAGCGGCAATTCACGAATCGGGCGCGGTGATCGGTGTTTCTCATCGACCGAACACCCGGGCGGGCGCCTCGTACTTGTTAAAAGCTTCCCGACCGGCAAACTTTTTCATCGACCCGGTGGCAAGAAGACTTCATACCATTCATCTCTCGCCAAACCGCACCCGGTTCCGTCTTTTTCGCAAGACCTTCCCCGCGACCCGTACCTTTTGGTACGGGTTGAACCGTTTTTCACGATTGTTTCGTTACACTTCTGGAGTCTTGCCAGCAATTTCGCTTCGCTCATTTGCGCACCAACCATTCCTCCCCAGGAAGGTCAGTGTCTTCGCGCAGTCGTCCAGACAACTACTATTTCCACTGAAGAACATCGGGGTGAGGTCGTCGAGCGGGCTCGAGATTCACCGGCACTCTTACTGATGTACCAAGGTTCAGCCGCCCGTCGGCACCCCGCCTCCCCTTACTTAAGCGTAAGAGGAGGGCGTCGTTGACAATAAGCCGGGAACGTCTCGCCGTTTACCGCATCGGTCCCGGTTGGCCGGGGGCGCCGAGAGCTGGGGCTGGGGCAGTGCCGCCGGTCGCCGTGACCGGGGGCGCGATCGTCGGGATCGGACCCGGGGGCGGGAAGTTCTTGTTCAGCGTGGCCACGAGCACGTCGGTCATGTCCGCGCTGCGCGACACGTGGAACGGCATGGCCGCGGGCGGCCGCATCTTGAGGTCGTAGTACAACGGGGACGCTTTTTCTTCTTCCGTGATCGCGTCCGGGTACGCCATCACCAGGTCGTACCCGTTGGCTTCCACGATGGCCCGGACGCACTGTTGGATTTCGACGAACAGGTCCCGCAGGTACTTCGACGACTCGTCGTCGAGCGTCTTGCGGGCGTTCCGCTCCTTGTCTTCGAACAGGCGCTGCTTCTCGACCAGCACCTTCTGGTATTCTTCCTTCTTGGACGGGATCTGCTCCCGTTGCAACTTGTCCTGGTAGTCGGCGATCTCGCTCCGCAGTTTGCCGAGGTCGCCAGCGATCTCGGTCTTCCGCTTGTTCATCGTGGCCGCGAAGTACTGCCACTTGTGGTAGTCGCGCATGACCTTGGCGACGTTGAACACCGCGACCCGCCCGGTCGATACCGGGGCCGGGGTCGGAACCCCGGCGGGGGGAGCGCCACCCGGCGCCGGGGCTTGAGCCCGGACCGGACCGGCGAGGCCGAACACCCCACCCATGCCGACGACTGCCGACAGGTACACGAACGCACGCTTCACGTTAAGCCCTCCTCCTGGCTTGTTCCGGCCCGCGCGGGTTCTGTTCCGCAGTCCCGCGACTACCGACGGGCAAACCGATTTCCTTGCTCACCCGGCTTTGTGGCGGGCAGTTTCTACCCGAACACTCTGGGCGCGTCAATCCGAACGATCCGACTCAATTTGTCCGCCTTCCGGGTCGATTTTGCCGATTAAATTGACGGCACGAACTGCGCGACTACCGGACCCGGGCGGGTCCAACGAGGTGGGGTATGGCGGGTAAACGGGGCCGGTCCCGCGGGGCGACCTGGTGGGCGGCCGTCCTGGCGGGCGCGCTCGGGCTAGCCGGGTGCGGGAAGCCCGAGCCGCGGCCGGCGGCCGCGGTCCGCGGGGTGGTGACCTACCAGGGGGTTCCGCTCGCCGGCGGGATGGTGGTGTTCGCGCCGTGCCGCGAGAAGGGGACGGTCGGGAAATCGGTGTCCGCGACGGTGGCGACCGACGGCGGGTTCCGGCTGGCGGTCGAGGGGGCCGACGCCGTCGTGCCGGGGTGGTACCGCGTCGCCTTGGCCGACCCGCCCGGCGTATTCACCGAAGCGGCGGGCTACCCCCGGTTTCCCGCCGCCCTGCGCCGCCCGGACAAGTCCGGGCTGGAACGGGAAGTGGTCGCCGGGAAAGACAACGTGTTCGTGTTCCAGGTCGAGGTTCCGACGGGGCCGTGAGGGCCGCGTCCCGCACCGACTGCCCGTCCCGCAAACCTTGCGCAGCTTGCGCACGGGCCGCGGTTCCTCTTTTCAATCTCATCGCGATCCCGTATTCCTGGTGCCGAATATGGG from the Fimbriiglobus ruber genome contains:
- a CDS encoding IS5 family transposase produces the protein MDATVRKPYPTDLTDLQWEIIQVVLPAARPGGRPRSVDLREVMNAILYVNRSGCQWSMLPHDFPAKSTVYEYFSQWRDDGTWQELLDVLREGYREVHAPSHERTPSAASIDSQSVKGTEHAGGNGYDAGKKIQGRKRSIVVDTLGLLMVVAVTAGHVDDAAAAPTVLESLDREAYPRLKVVWADGKYHNHTLNGWKDGHPELGWELVIVRRPDGVKGFTLLPKRWVVERTFGWLGRARRLSRNYERLNSSSESMIRVRSIQLILNRMDPQERYPPFKYRVASK
- a CDS encoding UDP-3-O-acyl-N-acetylglucosamine deacetylase, whose protein sequence is MRRIGYRHQRTLANSSEVRGVGFVAGARVRLRFRPAPPDTGIVFVRTDLLSRPTTLARVDRVTGTNRRTTLGSPDTGVTLVEHVLAALSGLRIDNCVIELDTAEPPGLDGSSFGFLEALNGAGTVLQPARRAVWAVSEPLVVSHGGATIALHPVDPVDGPVLRASYLLDYGPRADIPRQAYTTVVTPDTFARELAGCRTFVLEKEADALRAQGVGNHLTMSELLVFGPKGPIDNTLRYADEPARHKVLDLIGDLALCGFDLVGHVVAYRSGHALNVSLAHALVARARGVSGEVTAGLPRPQPVPAVSRRLAA
- a CDS encoding Gfo/Idh/MocA family protein, whose product is MTRLRTAVIGVGHLGQHHARILSEFPDVELVGVVDANSDQAMTIAQRCRTRAFDRHEPLLDLVDAVSVVTPTSFHHHVAAEFLRNGIPVLVEKPMCKTVAEADELISLAREANVPLQVGHIERFNPAFEELAKRPIRPAFIEAERHGPYTGRSTDIGAVLDLMIHDLDLILSLVPGPVKDVSAVGAAVFGGHEDMVNARLVFESGCVAHVTASRISARPKRRLRIWASEGYAGIDFVSRKITLVQVNDEVRRHGLRVEKMDPTQRAKLKDEMFGRHLDVLNIDGDRKGDQLTNELRHFVDCVRANRTPRVTGEDGRDALALAHRVLDAVRSHAWDGNEDGPSVGPNRMPKPAGKLFELPKSQSEAA
- a CDS encoding OmpH family outer membrane protein, with the translated sequence MKRAFVYLSAVVGMGGVFGLAGPVRAQAPAPGGAPPAGVPTPAPVSTGRVAVFNVAKVMRDYHKWQYFAATMNKRKTEIAGDLGKLRSEIADYQDKLQREQIPSKKEEYQKVLVEKQRLFEDKERNARKTLDDESSKYLRDLFVEIQQCVRAIVEANGYDLVMAYPDAITEEEKASPLYYDLKMRPPAAMPFHVSRSADMTDVLVATLNKNFPPPGPIPTIAPPVTATGGTAPAPALGAPGQPGPMR